The following nucleotide sequence is from Bactrocera oleae isolate idBacOlea1 chromosome 2, idBacOlea1, whole genome shotgun sequence.
CAAATtgcatatataatttcataaacttaaatacaaaaaacatatgaaaatatttatttttacctcATTATGATTAATTAGCATTTCACGTAGACTCTCTACAGCAGCTTGTAGTACCATAtgatttttacaatatatataagtcACTCCTGCCAATACTGAATTAACAGTAAAAGGACATTGCGTGCCTAAGTCAAGCCCAACTTTGGGTAAGGCGCGAATGAAACGTTTTTCGGCACAGAACGCAATTTCTAAATGTTATTTTGTTGATTAGTAAAGACAACATGACAAACAATAGCTCAAGTTTGCTTTACCTCGCAAACGATTAGGACTGAAATCTTGATTAGTATCCAAATACACAGCTTGGCCCTGAAGACCGCCAACTCTCCGTGGAAATTGCACATTGATACAAAGCTGCaaactatttattataattattaatttatcgaTTTTCGAATataattcaatatataatattaccacATTTGTGTTTTCCCACAACCTGGTCCACCGCAAAATTCTGTAATCAAACCAGCTGCAAGGCCACCTTCTATATTATCATCCAAATTTTTACAAAGAGTTATAATACGTGGCATTTCTTTCTCTTGTCGCCATATCTCGAAACAAGTTGTTTTAAACATCGTATTAAACCTTTGCagataaattatattgttatgaTAATTGGcggttttatttacaattcgaTGGTGCCGGTTTGTTTGCCTTTTGTTATAATATCAGCTGATTGCAAAACGAGTGTTGTAAAGCTTTTTTTGGATATATTATACTTTAGTTAGTTAAACGCGTATAACGTAATCgaattattttctataattaatgAAAAGTTTCATTTGTTTAGAAGTAAATACAAAGAGCAGTAATGTATTTACGTAGTAAGAGAAGAATTTAGTTATAATAAGAAACACATACAAGTTTTCACTCACATGATgcaaatttttcacaaatttttttttcattacaacCCTGTGCCTTTTTTTTCGGTTCGGACATTCTTTCTCCATTAACGTTTCCTGACGCTgagatttatttttaacaacaaacCGTACCGTTTTTGGAGATTTTGATATAATAatcgtttattttttcataaagtaaatatataaaga
It contains:
- the spn-D gene encoding DNA repair protein RAD51 homolog 3 isoform X1; protein product: MFKTTCFEIWRQEKEMPRIITLCKNLDDNIEGGLAAGLITEFCGGPGCGKTQMCLQLCINVQFPRRVGGLQGQAVYLDTNQDFSPNRLREIAFCAEKRFIRALPKVGLDLGTQCPFTVNSVLAGVTYIYCKNHMVLQAAVESLREMLINHNEIKLIIIDSFSFPLRLIEDVAERTAIVYSLLSQLQQLATEYKVVVVITNELTTRVTGNDWNICPALGDSHEHKINQRIILSKCNEKNYYVALMEKSNIVPQVAIPFVIKQNGIRDIS
- the spn-D gene encoding DNA repair protein RAD51 homolog 3 isoform X2, which gives rise to MFKTTCFEIWRQEKEMPRIITLCKNLDDNIEGGLAAGLITEFCGGPGCGKTQMCLQLCINVQFPRRVGGLQGQAVYLDTNQDFSPNRLREIAFCAEKRFIRALPKVGLDLGTQCPFTVNSVLAGVTYIYCKNHMVLQAAVESLREMLINHNEVVITNELTTRVTGNDWNICPALGDSHEHKINQRIILSKCNEKNYYVALMEKSNIVPQVAIPFVIKQNGIRDIS